The Microlunatus antarcticus DNA segment CCCGTGGCCCCGGACGCGGCGGGGCGGCTGAACGGCGGGAGGTCGGGCCGTCGTCGCTCGTTAGTCTGGTCGGTATGCGCATTGCCCGGTTCGCCGCCGACGGCGACCCCCAGTACGGAGTCGTCGAGCTCGCCGAGGACGGGGGGCGGTACCCGGGGACCGTGTCCGTCCTGACCGGCGACCCGATCGCCCAGCCCGTCCAGCTGACGGGGGAGCGTCGTGAGCTCGAGGGGGTACGGCTGCTCGCGCCGGTCATCCCGCGCAGCAAGATCGTCGCGGTGGGCAAGAACTACGCCGCCCACGCCGCCGAGATGGGCGGCGAGGTGCCCACGACCCCGCTGACGTTCTTCAAGCCCAACACCTCGGTCATCGGCCCGGGCGAGCCGATCATCTACCCGTCGACCACGCAGCACCTCTCGTACGAGGGCGAGCTCGCGGTGGTCATCGGCCGGATCTGCCGCGAGGTGCCCGTCGACCGGGCCAAGGACGTGATCTTCGGCTACACCGTGGCCAACGACGTCACCGCGCGCGACCTGCAGAAGAGCGACGGGCAGTGGTCGCGGGCCAAGGGCTACGACACCTTCTGCCCGCTGGGGCCGTGGATCACCACGCACCAGAGCCTGGACGAGGTCGGGAACCTGCGACTGACGACCACGCTCGACGGCGTGGTCGTGCAGGACGGGAACACCTCCGACCTGGTCCTCGGGATCGCCGAGATCATCGCCTTCATCTCCTCCTACACGACGCTGCTACCCGGCGACGTGATCCTGACCGGCACCCCCGAGGGCGTCGGACCGATGCTGCCGGGCCAGGAGGTGACGGTGACGGTCGAGGGCATCGGCTCGCTGACCAACGTCGTCGCGAGCGACCGCAGCACCGCCTCCGACCGCAGCACCACCTCTGACAAGGACGACGACGCGTGAGCACCAGCCCGAGCGAGACCGACCTGACCGGCCCCGAGGAGAGCGGCCCGAGCCCCGACCAGCCGATCCGCGCGCCGCGTGACGACGCCCGGGTGCTCGGCGACCTCGCCCCCGAGCAGGTCCGGGTGCGCTTCCCCCCGTCGCCGACCGGCAACCTGCACGTCGGGAACGTCCGCAGCGCCCTGTTCAACTGGGTCTTCGCGCGCCACTACGGCGGCACCTTCGTCCTGCGCGTCGAGGACACCGACGCCGGCCGCAACCTGGCCGAGTCCTACCAAGTCCTCTACGACTCGCTCGGCTGGCTGGGCCTCGACTGGGACGAGGGCCCCGGCGTCGGGGGACCGTACGCGCCGTACATCCAGAGCGAGCGCGGCGACACCTACCGCGACGTCGCCGCGAAGCTGCTCGAGTCCGGCGCCGCGTACCGCTGCTACTGCACGCGCGAGGAGATCGAGGCACGCGAGGCGGCCCGGCCCAAGGGCGTCCCCTCGGGGTACGACGGCTTCTGCCGCGACCTGCCGGCCGAGCGCATCGCGCAGCTCGAGTCGGTCGGCGCCCCGTCCGTCGTCCGGATGCGGGTCCCGGACGCCGACATCGTCTTCGACGACCTCGTCCGCGGCGAGGTCCGCTTCGCGGCCGAGCACGTGCCCGACTACGTGCTCGTCCGGGCGAACGGCGAGCCGCTCTACACCCTCGTGAACCCGGTCGACGACGCGCTGATGGAGATCACGCACGTGCTCCGCGGCGAGGACCTGCTGCCCTCGACGCCGCGCCAGATCGTGCTGTACGAGGCGCTGGCCCGCATCGGCGTCGGCTCGGGCCGGACGCCGCGCTTCGGCCACCTGCCGACCGTGCTGGGGGAGGGCAACCGCCGCCTGTCCAAGCGCGACAAGGGCGCCGGCCTCGCCGAGTACCGCGAGCAGGGCTACCTGCCCGAGGGGCTGCTGAACTACCTCGCCCTGCTCGGCTGGTCCATCGCGGAGGACCGCGACGTCTTCACCCTCGACGAGATGGTCGAGGCGTTCGACATCCTGCGGGTCAACGCCAACCCGGCCCGCTTCGACCCGCGTAAGTGCGAGGCCATCAACGCCTCCCACATCCGTCTGCTCGGGACCGAGGAGCTGACCGCGGCCCTCGTGCCGTACTTCGTCACCGCCGGGCTCGTCGCCGACCCGCCGACGCCGGAGCAGCACGCGCTCCTGGTCGCCGTGACGCCGCTGGTCCAGGAGCGCATCCAGACGCTGCACGAGGCGGTCGGGCTGGTCGCGTTCCTCTTCGTCACCGACGCCGACCTCGTCGTCGAGGACGGGCTGCTGAACGCCGGGTCCGCCGGGGTGCTCGGCGCCGCCGCCGACGCCCTGGCGGGGCTCGAGCCGTTCGACGCCGCCACCATCGAGGCCGCGCTGCGGGCCGCGCTCGTCGACGGCCTCGGGCTCAAGCCGCGCAACGCGTTCGGCCCGGTCCGGGTCGCGGTGACGGGGCGCAAGATCTCGCCGCCGCTGTTCGAGTCGCTGGAGCTGCTGGGCCGGGAGTCGACCATGGCCCGCATCGCCGCCGCCTCCGCGCGCGTCGGGGCGGCCGAGCCGCCCGCGGCCCGCTGACGTGGCGCCCGAGAGCCGAGCGCCGCGCCCGCCGCGACGTTCCGGGAACCCGGCCGTCCGAGCCGGCGCCCAACCGCCGCGGACGACCACCGCGCGGCCGGTAGGCCCCCCGCCCAAGGCGTTCGTGCCGGGCCTGCTGCCCGCGGACGGCGCCCCGTACCCGCTGGCGCTGCGCAACGTCGAGACCGTCTGGTGGCGCTCCGTCCTGGGCGCGATCTTCGGGCTCTCGCTCTACCTGCTGCTGGTCACGCTGGTCAGCCAGCTCGTCGTACGGGTCTCCTGGACGCTGAGCCACCCCGTGGACTACCGGACCTACTACGCACAGGCGCAGGCGTACGAGCGTCCCGTCGGGCTCTTCGCGTCCAACCTCGGCATCGCCACGCTGATCCCGATCTCGCTGGCGCTCGTCCTGGTCATCCACCACGCCCGGACGCACTGGCTCTTCTCCGTCCGGCCCGGGATCCGCTGGCGGTTCCTGCTGGTCTGCCTGGGCGTCTCCGCCGTCGTGTTCGTCGGCATCCAGGCCGTCATCGAGGCGTACGCCCCTTCGGCCCGGGTGGCCCCGCAGGCCGGCTTCTGGCTGTTCCTGGCCGTGATCGTCCTGACGTCGCCGATCCAGGCGGCGGCGGAGGAGATCTTCTTCCGCGGCTACCTGATGCAGGCGCTCGGCAGCGCCGTCGCCAGGCCCTGGTTCGGGGTGGTGACGTCGGCCCTGGTCTTCGCGCTGCTGCACGGCACCCAGAACCTCGCGCTCTTCGTGAACCGGTTCGCCTTCGGCCTGCTGGCCGGGCTGCTGGTGTGGCTCGTCGGCGGGCTCGAAGCCGGCATCGCCGCGCACGTCCTCAACAACCTCGTCGCCTTCGGCTGGGCCGGCCTGACGACGGGCATCGCGGCGTTGCGGACGGTCCAGTCGCTGAGCTGGGCGCAGTCGGGGATCCAGATCCTCGCCTTCGTCGTCTGCGCCGCCCTGACCTGGGGCGTCGCGCGGCTCATGCGGCTGCGGACGCGGGTCGACCTGTCGGCCCCCGGGGTGACGTCCCGGATCGTCACCGGACGGGGTGTGACGTCCTGAACACGGACTCGGTTTGGGTGCAGACGCCGGTCTCCGGTAGAGTCACTCCTCGTGCTCCTGGCAGGGAGCATCCTTCCTGATCGGGCCTCAAAACCCGACCAAGATGGGGTATGGGGTAATTGGCAGCCCGGCTGATTCTGGTTCAGTTAGTCTAGGTTCGAGTCCTAGTACCCCAGCGCAGGACAAGCTAGGGCCCCGTTGTGTAGCGGCCTAGCACGCCGCCCTCTCAAGGCGGTAGCGCGGGTTCGAATCCCGTCGGGGCTACTGTTTCAAATCACGTCTCACTAGGGCGAACGCCCACAGAACGCATCGCCTCCCTATCCGAATGTCGTGGCTGGGACTCTTCTGGGACTCACGCCGCCTGCTGGGCAAGGTCTGGGCGAGGCAGTCGCCTGACCACCAGCGCAGGTGAAGGTCTCGTCCTTGGAGCCCGGCTAGATCCGGCCCCGCGCTCGGTCTGCGAGAACTGGCGTAATCGTGAGCACGGCTTGTGGCACTTCTGGCAGGGACGGGAGGCTTCTCCACGTCGGACGCAAGCCCGGGCTGGGGGTTATGGCAGATGTCGGACGATATCGAGCGGCTGCTCACCATCAGCGACTTGTCGACGATGCTCGGCGTCCCCGTGGACACGCTCTACGGCTGGCGGCACAGGGGCGAGGGACCCCAGGGCTACCGGATCGGTCGCCACGTGCGCTACCGGCGAGCTGCTGTCGAAACCTGGCTGGCTGGTCGGCTGGACGTTCGAGGCGGCTAGCTGATGGCCTACATCGAGCGGCGGGTCAGTCGTCGACGCGATGCCGGTGGTCGGATGCGTGAGAACGTCCGCTATAAGGTCCGATACCGGGACTCGGCGGGCACGGCCCACAGCGAGACCGTCCTGCGTCGCACAGACGCAGAACGACGGAAGGCGGAGATCGAGGTAGGCCTGGGGCGCGGAACGTGGCAGGACCCCAAGCGCGGCGAGGTGCTGCTGAAGCAGTGGGTAGCTGAGTGGCTGCCTACGCGTCACGATTTGCGTGCCACGACGAAGGCCCGCCTCGAGCTGACGATGGCAAAGCAGGTGCTTCCTCGGTTTGGTAGCGCAAAGATCGGAGGCATCACCAACGGTGAGATCCGGGGCTGGGTCTCGGACCTGCTGACCGCCGGCTTGTTGGCGGCGTCCACGCGGAAGGCGGTCTTCGCGCTGCGACAGACCCTCGAGGCGGCGATTGCGGACGGTCGGATCCTGCATAACCCGGCGGACAAGGTGCCCCTCCCGAGCGAGCGGCAGAAGCGTGCCAGGTACCTGAGCCAGCAGGAAGTGGAGCGGTTGGTGTCGGAGCTGCGCGACCGGGACCGCGCTCTCGTGCTGGTGGGCGCTTACGGCGGTCTGAGGTGGGGCGAGGCCGCGGGGCTGCGCCGACGTGACATCGATCCTTTGCGGTCACGGATCCGAGTCGAGGGGACCGCTGTACAACTGGGCGGCACCATCACGCTCGACAACGAGCCCAAGACGGCCAGATCGAAGCGGTCAGTACCCCTGGCTCGCAGCGTGATGCGTCGCATTGAGCACCACCTCGACGAGTACGTCGACGCAGACCCCAACAGCCTGGTGTTCACTGCGCCAGGCGGGGGACCCTTGTTCAGGGCATGGAGCCAGAACACGCTGGCTCCAGCAGCGCGGCGCGCGCACCTCGAGGGGATCACCTTTCACGGGCTGCGCCACAGCTTCGTCGCCATCATGGTGGCCGCCGGTTGCAACGTCCGCGAGGTGAGTGAGTGGGCGGGTCACAACAGCGTCGCCTTCACTCTCACCCGCTACGGCGGACTCTTCGAGGACGGCACAGACGCGGCAGTCGACCGGCTCGACGCCCTGCTTGCGCCGTCTTAACCTTCTTCACCTGCCCGGGCCCCGCAGAGGGCTCTTAGCGCCAGCGTGGACGGCCACATCGAGGCGGGCGGTCGCGGTCGTTGCCCTGCGGCGCCGGCCCAGTGGGTACCGGTCGACGAGAGGTCCGGCTAAGCGCTGCAACGTCGAGGTGCGACGGGGGAGTGTTGACCGACCTTCGTGCGGGAGCTTCCAGGACCTGCTCGCCCGTCGTCGGGCAGGCTGTTGTCGTGGAGATCGAGAACGCGCTCGTCGTGGTCGTAAGTGGAACGTCCGGCGCCGGTAAGTCGACTCTCCTCCACGGCTTGGCGGTTCAGCTGCAACAACGAGGCCTTCGGGTCGAGACGGTGCACTTCGACGACTTCACCTCAGAGTCGGACCTTCCCGACGGTGACATCAGGGCTTGGCTCACTCGGGGCGCTCTGCCGGACGAGTGGCGCACCCCTGCTTTAGAGCGGCGGCTGATCGAGGTGGCAGGAGGGGCCGGGTCGGCCGGTGGCGGTCGAGCAGAAGTAGTTCTAGTCGAGGAGCCCTTCGGCCGCTCCCGCACCGTCGTTGACCGCCTCACTGGCTTCGCAGTCCACCTCGAACTCTCGCTGCACGCCGCACTGGCTCGACGCCTGCTCCGACAGTTCGTGCCCGCCACGGGTGGGCTCGACGACACCTCGACCGGTGAGCTGCGGGATTACCTGTCTCGCTACCTCGGCGTGGGCGTCGAGTTCTACGAGGCGATCGAGTCCGCGGCGGCAGGCAGCGCCGACGCCATCCTCGATGCTGCGAAGGACCCCGCGGATCTCGTCGAGCAAGTCATGACCGCCGTCATTCGGCGACTCGACGTAAGGCAACAGTGCACCCTCCGCACTTGATCTTGCCGTAGCCCGACCGTCGTGCGGAGCACGCAAGCCGAACGTCTTGCGGGACGTCCAAAGGCACCAGCAAGAACACGCGCACGCTGCGATGATCACCACAACCAGAAGTGGTCTGACGAGGACGATTGGGGGGTTGAAGGTGGGTCCAGGAGTGGCTGATCGCCGGCAGAATGGGCAGTGGCGGCGGTCGTCGTTGCAACTGGTCCTGCGCGCCGCCGCGCTAGCGCTCGGAGTCGTGGTCCTCGTTCTGGGCCTGACTGCGGCCGCCCCTTTCGCTTTGCGCGAGCGCGCCGCCAACGGACAGGTGAGCGACACGGCAGCCGCCCTACCCGGCCAGGCACAGCGGGCCACGGAAAGCCTGCGCAAGCTCGGCTACTCCTGCTCCGACGTCGTCAGTACCGCAAATTCAACAACCCGCTCCTGCAGCCGGGTCAACTACTTGCCGGCGTCGTGGGTCCGCATGGTCCTGGATACCAGCACGGGCTCAATTCGGTTGGCCGTCGCTACGACTGACGACGAACAACGAGCAGCACGGACATACCGCCAAGCCGTCAGTGCCCTGGCGCCAGTCATCGCACTTCCACAGAAGGAGCAGGACAAGGCTGTCGCAGCGGCCGGTGCGACAGCAGACTCCATCACCGATCTCGGGTGGGGCACCCTGACGATCAAGACCGTCACGCCCTCCTCGGCGGACGAGTCGGGCGCCACGCTGCGGGCCGCCGGTAGCGCCACTGTCGGGCTGGGCGCATCAAGAACGACGCTTGATGTGCCGGTCGACGCTCTCTCCGACAGCGCGCAAGCCCAGGGCTACACATGTGACACCCCGCAGGTGCAGACCATCCGCAGCTGCGAGAAGGTCGACGGGAACTACTACGAAGAGCTCTCGTTCCAAGGCACGGATCGCTACACCACCGAGGTCTACCTCAGCGTCACCTCGACTTACCATCGCCAGACCCGGAGCCAATGGATCAGAGCGATGGACCAGGTCATGAGCTGGATCGACACCGACCAGACCCGTGCCGTGCGGGTCTGGCTCGCCGCCAGCCAAGACGCCCCTGGTGCCTACGGCTACGTTGGCGGGCTACCCATCTCGTTCGTCGTCCGCACCGATACGAGAAGGAGACGTTCGGCGTCATCAGAGCCGACTGCGCCACCTCAATCGAGGACCTATCCGGTTGCGACGAGCGATCAGTTACCCCGGATCGACCGGGCTGACGGGCTGTCGTGTGGAGCGCGCATGCCGACCGTCGTGCGGAGCACGCAAGCCGACCGTCGTGCGGAGCGCGCAAGCCGACCCTCGTGCGGAGCGGCGCAAGACGACCCTCGTGCGGAGCACGCAAGACGACCGTT contains these protein-coding regions:
- a CDS encoding fumarylacetoacetate hydrolase family protein, with protein sequence MRIARFAADGDPQYGVVELAEDGGRYPGTVSVLTGDPIAQPVQLTGERRELEGVRLLAPVIPRSKIVAVGKNYAAHAAEMGGEVPTTPLTFFKPNTSVIGPGEPIIYPSTTQHLSYEGELAVVIGRICREVPVDRAKDVIFGYTVANDVTARDLQKSDGQWSRAKGYDTFCPLGPWITTHQSLDEVGNLRLTTTLDGVVVQDGNTSDLVLGIAEIIAFISSYTTLLPGDVILTGTPEGVGPMLPGQEVTVTVEGIGSLTNVVASDRSTASDRSTTSDKDDDA
- the gltX gene encoding glutamate--tRNA ligase, with product MLGDLAPEQVRVRFPPSPTGNLHVGNVRSALFNWVFARHYGGTFVLRVEDTDAGRNLAESYQVLYDSLGWLGLDWDEGPGVGGPYAPYIQSERGDTYRDVAAKLLESGAAYRCYCTREEIEAREAARPKGVPSGYDGFCRDLPAERIAQLESVGAPSVVRMRVPDADIVFDDLVRGEVRFAAEHVPDYVLVRANGEPLYTLVNPVDDALMEITHVLRGEDLLPSTPRQIVLYEALARIGVGSGRTPRFGHLPTVLGEGNRRLSKRDKGAGLAEYREQGYLPEGLLNYLALLGWSIAEDRDVFTLDEMVEAFDILRVNANPARFDPRKCEAINASHIRLLGTEELTAALVPYFVTAGLVADPPTPEQHALLVAVTPLVQERIQTLHEAVGLVAFLFVTDADLVVEDGLLNAGSAGVLGAAADALAGLEPFDAATIEAALRAALVDGLGLKPRNAFGPVRVAVTGRKISPPLFESLELLGRESTMARIAAASARVGAAEPPAAR
- a CDS encoding CPBP family intramembrane glutamic endopeptidase, with translation MPGLLPADGAPYPLALRNVETVWWRSVLGAIFGLSLYLLLVTLVSQLVVRVSWTLSHPVDYRTYYAQAQAYERPVGLFASNLGIATLIPISLALVLVIHHARTHWLFSVRPGIRWRFLLVCLGVSAVVFVGIQAVIEAYAPSARVAPQAGFWLFLAVIVLTSPIQAAAEEIFFRGYLMQALGSAVARPWFGVVTSALVFALLHGTQNLALFVNRFAFGLLAGLLVWLVGGLEAGIAAHVLNNLVAFGWAGLTTGIAALRTVQSLSWAQSGIQILAFVVCAALTWGVARLMRLRTRVDLSAPGVTSRIVTGRGVTS
- a CDS encoding helix-turn-helix transcriptional regulator, whose amino-acid sequence is MSDDIERLLTISDLSTMLGVPVDTLYGWRHRGEGPQGYRIGRHVRYRRAAVETWLAGRLDVRGG
- a CDS encoding tyrosine-type recombinase/integrase, coding for MAYIERRVSRRRDAGGRMRENVRYKVRYRDSAGTAHSETVLRRTDAERRKAEIEVGLGRGTWQDPKRGEVLLKQWVAEWLPTRHDLRATTKARLELTMAKQVLPRFGSAKIGGITNGEIRGWVSDLLTAGLLAASTRKAVFALRQTLEAAIADGRILHNPADKVPLPSERQKRARYLSQQEVERLVSELRDRDRALVLVGAYGGLRWGEAAGLRRRDIDPLRSRIRVEGTAVQLGGTITLDNEPKTARSKRSVPLARSVMRRIEHHLDEYVDADPNSLVFTAPGGGPLFRAWSQNTLAPAARRAHLEGITFHGLRHSFVAIMVAAGCNVREVSEWAGHNSVAFTLTRYGGLFEDGTDAAVDRLDALLAPS
- a CDS encoding nucleotide-binding protein, coding for MEIENALVVVVSGTSGAGKSTLLHGLAVQLQQRGLRVETVHFDDFTSESDLPDGDIRAWLTRGALPDEWRTPALERRLIEVAGGAGSAGGGRAEVVLVEEPFGRSRTVVDRLTGFAVHLELSLHAALARRLLRQFVPATGGLDDTSTGELRDYLSRYLGVGVEFYEAIESAAAGSADAILDAAKDPADLVEQVMTAVIRRLDVRQQCTLRT